GACGCTGCAGGAAGGGTGCGGACACCTGGACAAGCCTTGACTGCTGGGTCCGCGCCGCGAGGGCGAACAGGCGCCAGCCCAGGCGGTAGCGCCGGGTGAGCGGGTCCCGCTCCACCATCCCCTCGACTTCGAGGGCACGCAGCGCCCTCGACACCTGGCTCTTCTCCCTGTCCAGCCGCTGCGCGATCCAGCTGACACCGAACCCGTCCACGTCCCGGTGGTCCCCGTGACCGGCGAGCACTTCGAGGATCTCCATGTCCCGGCGCAGCCCGACAGAGGACACCGGTGTCTTCTCGCTCATCCCCACCCGTTCATAACGAAACGTTGCCAATTTTTGCAACAGTTGCAACTTATTTTGCGCTGACCGCAACTAGTCGCATACGTTTGCAAACTCATGCAAGCGTAAATGAAGGCGGTCACTCATGAGTTTCAGCGAGTATGTGATCTCGCGCTGGGGCACTCTCTCGCTGGCCGCCGCCGAACACGCCCTCGTGGTGGGGATCGCCATCGGCATCGCCACGGTCGTCGGCGTCGGTATAGGGCTCCTCGCCCATGATGTCCCCAAGGTGCGGAGCGGCTCGCTGACGATCTCCGCCGCGATCCTGACGGTCCCCTCCCTGGCACTGCTCACGCTGCTCATCCCGCTCACCGGACTCGGCTGGGGATCCACGCTGGTCGCGCTGACCGCGTACGCGTTTCTGCCGATCATCCGGAACACGGTGACCGGGCTACGCGGCGTGGACGCCGCCACGGTGGAGGCAGGGCGCGGGATGGGGCTGAGCCGTAGCCGTGTCCTGCTGAAGGTGCAGCTGCCGCTGGCCTGGCCGCTGATCCTGGCAGGCGTGCGCATCGCGACGCAGATGCTTATCGGCATCGCGGCCATCGCCGCCTACGTCGACGGGCCCGGGCTCGGCACGCAGATCTTCGAGGGGCTCTCCCGGCTCGGCTCGGTGAACTCGCTCAACGCGACGCTCGCGGGCACGCTCGGCATCGTGGTCATCGCCGTGCTGTTCGACCTGTTCTTCTTCACCGTCCGCCAACTGACCATTCCAAGGGGGCTCCGTGTTCGGCAGTGACACCGAAGGCGTGCGTATCGAGTTGCGCGGGTTGACCAAGCAGTACCCAGGCCAGGACGCGCCCGCGGTCGACGACGTCAACCTCGACATCCCCGCCGGAGAGCTCGTGGTCTTCGTCGGCCCGTCGGGCTGTGGCAAGACGACCACGATGAAGATGATCAATCGTCTGGTCGAGCCCACATCGGGCGAGATCCGCATCGGCGGCAAGGACATCCTGAGCCTGCATCCCGATGAGCTACGCAGGCACATCGGCTACGCCATCCAGCAGGTGGGGCTGTTCCCGCACATGACCATCGGGCAGAACATCGGCCTGGTGCCGAAGCTGCTGGGCTGGCCGGCGGCCCGGACGGCCGCCCGGGTCGAGGAACTGCTGTCACTGGTCAACCTGGAGCCGTCGCTGTTCCACGACCGCTATCCCCGCCAGCTCTCCGGGGGGCAGCAGCAGCGCGTCGGCGTGGCCAGGGCGCTGGCGGCCGATCCACCCGTGATGTTGATGGACGAGCCCTTCGGCGCCACCGACCCCATCACGCGTGAGCATCTGCAGAAGGAGTTCGTCAAACTCCAGAGGCAGCTGCGCAAGACGATCATTTTCGTCACCCACGACTTCGAGGAGGCCATCAAGCTGGGCGACCGCATCGCCGTACTGAAGGAGCGGTCGCACATCGCGCAGTACGACACGCCCGCGAACATCCTCGCCCAACCCGCCGACGCCTACGTCGCCGGCTTCATCGGCGAGGACGCCACGCTCAAACGGCTCGCGCTGCTGCGCGTGGAGGACCTGCCGTGCGCGGGGCCGCCGAACGGCGCGGGCCTGCCGCCGGTCGTCGCGGGCACCAGCCTGCGCGAGGCGCTGGACGTCATGATCGCGCACGGCACCGACCGCTGCAGTACGCCCTCCGGCGTGCTGACCTACGCGGCGCTGTGCGAGGCGATGAGATCCGGGCCCGGGGCCGTGCCGCAGGAGGAAGTGGTCGCCGGTGACCGCTGAGACAGTCGCCGTCGGCCGGGTGCGACCGGCCGGAGGAGCCTTGGGGCTGCGCCACCTCATCACCCCGCTCGCCGTCTGCGCCGCGCTGGCCGCCCTGTACGCCTGGGTCGGCACACTTGAGCTCGACTCCATCGAACGGCGCAGCCTCAACCGGACGGTGATCCTGACCAAGGCCGTGGAGCACATTCAGCTGACCCTCGTTGCGACGGCGCTCGTGCTGGTCATCGCGATCCCACTGGGCATCGTCGCCTCGCGCGCCAGGAACCGGCTGATCACGCCGGTCATCCTCACCGCGGCCAACCTGGGCCAGGCGATTCCCTGCATCGGGCTTCTCGTGCTGTGCACCTTCCTGATGGGAGTGGGCTTCCAGACCGCCCTGGTGGGGCTGGTGGCATATGCGGTGCTCCCGGTGCTGCGCAACACGATGATCGGGGTTCAGCAGGTCGATCCGACTCTCATCGAGGCCGCCCGGGGCATGGGGATGACCAGAGGGCAGATCCTGCGGCGGGTGGAACTCAAGCTGGCCGTTCCCGCGATTCTCGCCGGTCTGCGGACGGCGCTCGTCCTCACCGTCGGCGTCGCCACACTCGGCGCGTTCGTCGCCGCGGGCGGCTTCGGTGAGCTGATCATCAACGGGCTCAAGCTGAATCGCATGCCCGTGACCGTCGTCGGCGCCGTGCTGACCGCGTGCATCGCCTTCGCCGTCGACTGGCTGGGCGCACTCGCCGAGAACCTGCTCAAGCCCCGCGGCATGTGACCGCGCCCCGCATCCGACCGTCCGCAATCCCGATCCGAAAAGGTGTCTTCAGCCATGGGTGCACGAACCCTCCGCCATACGCTCGCCCTGCTCGCCGCCGCGACGTTGACCGTGACCACCGTGAGCGGCTGCGGCTCCGCCGACGCCGTCGAAGCATCGAGCGCGGGTAACGAGCTCGCCGGCGCCAAGTTCGTCATCGGTTCCAAGGACTTCACCGAGAACATCATGCTCGGGCAGATCACCGTGCAGCTGCTCAAGGCACACGGGGCCGAGGTCGTCGACAAGACCAACCTCGGCGGCACCGCTCCCAACCGTAAGGCTCTGGAGTCCGGATCGATCGATATGTACTGGGACTACTCAGGCACCGGATGGATCGAGCACCTGAAGAACGCCACCCCCATCCAGGACTCGGCCGAACAGTTCAAGGCCACGGCGGCGGCGGACCTGGAGAAGAACAAGATCCAGTGGATCGGGCCGACCCCGCTGAACAACACCTATGCCCTGGCGATCCGTTCGGAGAAGGCCAAGGAGCTCGGCGTCAAGACGATCTCCGACGTGGTCGAGCTGTCGAAGTCCAAGCCCGAGGAGGTCACGCTGTGCATCGAGACGGAGTTCTCGACCCGTGACGACGGCCTGCCGGGACTGTCCAAGGCCTACGGCATGACCATCCCGAAGGACCGGATCAGCCTGCTGGACACCGGCGTCGTCTACACCGAGACGGACAAGGGGCAGACCTGCAACTTCGGTGAGGTGTTCACCACCGACGGGCGTATCGCCGCGCTCGACCTCACGGTGCTGCAGGACGACAAGCACTTCTTCCCGTCCTACAACGCCGCCGTCACCCTGCGGCAGGAGACTTACCAGAAGCACCCCGCGCTCGAGAAGGTGCTCCAGCCGGTGATCGACAAGCTGGACGACGCGACCATGCAGAAGCTCAACGCCCGGGTCGACGTCGACGGCGAGGAGCCGGGCAAGGTCTCCGCCGACTGGCTCGACAAGTCGGGCTTCCTCGGCAGCGGATCATAGCGGCGGAACCACCGCGCGCCACCGGACGGCGGACGGGCCCGTACGGCGTCCGCGGAGGCTCTTCCCCGGTGCGTCCGGTGGTTCCCGCCGGATACCGGGGATGGAATGCTGAGCGGGGGTACGTGGTTATGCGAGCCGTACAGCTGTGAGAGACAAGAGGAGCCAACGGTGGCCACCATCGAGGTAACCGAGAAGAACTTCAACGAGATCGCCGATGAGGGGATCGTCCTGCTGGACTTCTGGGCGGCCTGGTGCGGGCCGTGCCGCACGTTCGGGCCGATCTTCGAGAAGTCGTCGGAGAAGCACGACGACATCAAGTTCGGCAAGATCGACACCGAGGCGGAGCAGGCGCTGGCCCAGGGCTTCGAGATCACCTCGATCCCGACGATCATGGCGATCCGCGACGGCATCGTCGTCTTCGCCCAGCCCGGAGCCCTGCCCGCGCCGGCCCTGGAGGATCTGATCGGTCAGGTCCGCGCGCTCGACATGGAGGCCATCCGCGCCGAGCTCGCGAGCGAGATGGGCACTCAGAACAACTGATGCCCCGGATCGGGAAAGCCCCGCAGCCGCGGTAGCGCGTTCCAGTGGGACGGCCTGGAAGGGGGCGCCGCCCGTCGGGCAGGCGGTGCCCCTTTCGCCGGTCGCCTCCGCCGCCGCGCGCGACCACGAGCGGGAGCGGTGCAGGTCGGCTCAGCCGCAGTGCACCCATTCCGAGATGAAGTAGATCTCAGGGCTCTGGCCGCCCCATTGAATGCACTTGCCCGCCGCGTTGACCTTGACCGGGCCGGCGTAAATCTTGAACTGACCCTCGTCCCTTGTGAAAGCGGCACCGCTGCTGGCCCGGATCACGGCCGAGAGGTAGGAGGCCGTGCCGGTCGTCTTCTTCCAGGTGACCACACAGTTGGTGGTGCCGTTGTAGAGCAGGTAGGCGGTGGCGCTGCGCAGATCGAACTGGTCGATCACGTGGTAGGAGCCGCCGCCGCAGGTCGTGGTCGTCGCTTCTCGGCGCGTCATCAGGGGGAGGACGTGGTCGGCGCGGTGCCCCCGGTCCATGGGGTGGTGCCTGGCACTGGTGCTACCGCCCATCCGGGGCGCACCTGCCCGCGGCCTTGACTGTGACCATGATCGGGACAGTTTAACCCTAAAGTGATCATTGTTGCACTCTGGGAAGCTTGTCGCTTTTGGTGAAAATCGCAGCCTGGGGGAAGGCGTTGCGCATGAGTTCGGCACCGCAGTCCCGGGATCGCTCAGGGCGGCCCGGCGGCGTGAAGACGGGCGCCCGCTCGTTGTGAGCGGGCGCCCGGAATCGCTTGGGATCAGTCCGTCGCGACAACCCCTTGGAACCCAGGAGCGGAGGTTCGGGGCTTTCGGCGGAGTCGCCTCCGGTGGGTCAGACCGAGCGGTACAGCTCCGCCACCCGGAAGGCCAGGTCCAGCGACTGGCCCCGGTTGAGGCGCGGGTCGCAGGCCGTCTCGTAGCGCCGTGCCAGGTCGCTCTCGGCGATGTCCCAGCCGCCGCCCACGCATTCGGTGACGTCGTCACCGGTCAGCTCGATGTGGATGCCTCCCGGGTGGGTGCCGAGCGCGCCGTGCACCTCGAAGAAGCCGGCGACCTCGTTCAGCACGTCGTCCAGGCGGCGGGTCTTGTGGCCGCTGGGAGCCTCGAACGTGTTGCCGTGCATCGGGTCGCAGATCCACGCCACCGTCGCACCGCTCGCGGTGACCTTCTCCACCAGTGTGGGAAGGTGGTCGCGGATCTTCGAGGCGCCCATCCGGGTGATGAACGTGAGGCGTCCGGGCTCGTTGTCCGGGTTCAGCTTCTCGATCAGGGCGAGGGCGTCCTCGGGGCTGGTCGTGGGGCCGAGCTTCACCCCGATCGGGTTGCGGATCCGGGAGAAGAACTCCACGTGCGCGCCGTCGAGCTGGCGGGTGCGCTCGCCGATCCAGACCATGTGGGCCGAGACGTCGTACGGCTGACCGGTCCGCGAGTCGATCCTGGTGAGCGCCCGGTCGTAGTCGAGGATCAGCGCCTCGTGCGAGGAGTAGAACTCGACACTGTGGAACTCCTCCGGCTCGGCCCCGCAGGCGCGCATGAACGCCAGCGCCTGGTCGATCTCCCGGGCGAGCTGCTCGTAGCGCTTCCCGGCCGGGGACTCGGCCACGAAGTCCTGGTTCCAGGCGTGCACCTGGCGCAGGTCGGCGTAGCCGCCCTTGGTGAAGGCGCGGGCCAGGTTCAGCGTCACGGCCGAGGAGTGGTAGGCGCGCAGCAGCCGCCAGGGGTCGGGGACACGTGACCCGGGGGTGAAGTCGAAGCCGTTGACCATGTCGCCGCGGTAGGCGGGCAGCTCCACGCCGTCACGGGTCTCGTTGTTCTTGGATCGCGGTTTGGCGAACTGCCCGGCCATCCGGCCGATCTTCACGACCGGCACCTTCGCCGCGTAGGTGAGCACGATCGCCATCTGCAGCAGCGTCTTCAGCTTGTTGCGCACGTCGTCCGCGGTGGCCCCGGCGAACGTCTCGGCGCAGTCGCCGCCCTGCAGCACGAAGGCCTCGCCACGCGCCACCGCCGCCAGGTCCGCCTTGAGGTTGTCACACTCCCCGGCGAACACCAGGGGCGGCAGCCCCGCCAGTTCGGCGACGACCTTGTCCAGCTCGCCGCGGTCGGGCCACTCGGGCTGCTGCGCCGCAGGCAGCTGCCGCCAGGAATCGAGGTTGATGCTCACGACATACCAGGCTATTGCAACCGGGCGCGCGAACTCACCTTATTGTCCACGGAGTGAGAAACTTCTTTATACATCGTGAGACCCTGCCGGGGTTCCGACATGCTCGGGGCGGACTCCGAAGCCGATGAAACGGCGGGCGAGGGCGCCGATCACCGGCAGCCGGGAGATGTCACGCGGCAGTCTCAACGGCCGGGCGTCTCCGGACAGGGCGCGGCTGATCAACCGGTCCTGCACCACGCGCTGGGCGAACTGGGTGATCACGGTGGGCGGAGTGCGGCGACGCTGGACCCTGGCGAGCAGGGACTCGGGAATCTCGGTTCCGGCGGCCAGCGGTCCGGCCAGCAGGTTGGCCGCGGCCACCGCGTCCTGCACGGCCAGATTGATGCCGACGCCGAAGACCGGGGACATGGCGTGTGCCGCGTCACCGATGATCAACAGGCCCGGCCGGTGCCAGCGGCGCAGCCGGTTGAGCGCGACCGACAGCACGTTCACCTCGCCGAAGCCCGACAGCAGCCCCACCCGGTCGGCGAGGAAGGGCAGCAGCCCGGCGACCGGACCGCGGAGCGCCTCTATGCCCCGGGCCCGCAGGGCGTCGAAACCGCCCTTGGGGATCAGATAGGCGAGCTGCCAGTAGGTCTCGCGGTTGATCGCCACCATCATGTGGCCGGTGGACACGCGCAGGAACAGCTGGTCGGGGTCCGTGGACTCGCGCGGCAGCCGGAACCACAGCACGTCCATCGGCGCGCCGTGCTCCACCGGGACGAGCCCGGCTGCCCGGCGCACGTCGGAGTGCCGGCCGTCGGTGGCCACGGTGAGCGCCGCCCGCAGCTCGTGCTCGCCGTCGGCGTCCCGGTAACGGACCCCGCGCACCGCGTCGCCCTCCCGGATCACGTCGTGGACCTCGGCGTTCATGACGAGGCGGAAGGTGGGGTACCGCTTGGCGGCGTCGGTCACCAGGTTGAGGAAGTCCCACTGCGGCACAAAGGCGATGTAGCCGTAGCGGCCGGGGAGCCTGGACAGGTCGGCGATCGGCACCATGGCGTCGTCGGTCCACACGGTCATGCGCTGCGCCTTGCGGTGGGGCAGCCGGTCGAACTCCCCGGCCAGGCCGAGCTCGTCGAGGAGTTGCAGGGTCGAGGGGTGGATGGTGTCGCCCCTGAAGTCGCGCAGGAAGTCGCCATGCTTCTCCAGCAGCGTCACCTGGACTCCGGCGCGGGCCAGCAGCAGGGCGAGAACGGCTCCCGCGGGGCCGCCCCCCACGATCACGCATGTGCTCTGATCCATAATTCATCACCCATTGAAATTTTGGCACAGGGAACCCGGGAAGGGAACACCCTTGCCGGGTTCCCTGTGGTGTCGGCGAAATTTCCAACGGATAGTGAAGTAATCCCAACGACTTTCACGTGATCTTGCCGTACTCGACGTGGGTGAGAACGAGAGCGGCCTTGGCGATATCGCCGACTCGGCTGGGGCTGAGCGTGATGTGCTGAAGCGTCCGCCGGCGTTGCTCCAGCGGTCCGTCGGCGCGGGCCCGCTCCGGTGCGTCCTTCGGTTCGGGTGCCCGCCGCGCCCGGACCGACTCTCCATGACCTCGACGATGCGGGCCGGCCCCTCGTCAACCGTCCGCCACGCCCTCATGACCGCGTTCGGGCTTGATCCTCCACCAGGGCGGCGAAACCGTCGAGATGGCGTGCAAGGCCGTACTCGAACAGTCCGTCCAGGTCCGACGCCGTTTCCTCTGGAATCGTGGCCAGCAGTGGGAATCGTCCGCTGTCGAGGAGTTCATCGGCCCGCTTCCGCTGTGCCAGCCACCACTGGGCGAGCGTCACACCGGTCTCCTGCTCCGCTTCGACCTCATCCGCCATGGGCAGAGCAACGGTGACGACCAGTGCGTGCAGCGTGAGTGCCTCGCGAATCCGTGTCGTCATGGGCAGCCCAAGCCCGTCGAGTGCGCGCAGGGTCCACTCGGTGTGGGCCATCACGTTGGGCACGAGCAACGGGCGAGTGAACGAGACGGCCCTGGGCAGCCAGAGGTGTCGCCGGCACAGCTCCCATTGCCGGCGGGAGATCAATTCGAGCTTGGCTCGCCATCCCTGTGGCCCCGGGATGGGTAGCTCTGGTTCACCGAAGGCTTCGTCGACCATCTGTGTCACCAGTTCGTCTTTGTTCGCCACGTGCCGATACAGCGACATCGGACCGACGCCGAGTTCGGCCGCGAGTCGCCGCATGGACACGGCGTCGAGTCCCTCGATGTCGGCGATCGCGATGGCGGTGCGGAGAACGTGCTTGCGGTTCAGTGCCTGCTTGGCGACACCGGCCTGCCGCGGTCTGGGTGACGTGGTCAGGCTGACCGGCTGCTTGTGGCTCGTGCGTGCGCTGACCACCGTGCCGGAACCGACCTTCGCTTCGACCAGGCCCTCGTCGCGGAGAGCCGCCATCACTTTGGTTGCGGTCGCGACCGCGACGCCCCATCGCTGGGCGATCTGCCGGATGGAAGGCATCCGATCACCGGGCCGCAGGTCGCCGGTCAGGATCCGGGCACGGATCTCCGCGGCGATCCGCCGGTATGGCGGATCCGGTCGCTGCGCTGACGACGGCATGGGAGCCCCCGATCTATTGGTGAGGTCGTTGCCTTCCGGCAGTGTACTAGTTCAGCTTCTACAGTACTAGTTCACTTTGGCTACTCAAATGACTAAATAAACGCCACTTCTTCGGCAGTGTCGATACTCTGTACGCATGACAGCAGATACGCCGTACGCATCTGTGCGGCAGGTGGATGACGCAGACCAGCAGACGGTGTTGGACATCCTCACCGAGGCGTTCATGAACGATCCCGTCGCCTGCTGGCTCTTCCCCGAGGTCGGCGAACGAGGTCGTCTCCAGTCGCACTTCTACCGCCCTCTGCTCGCCCGTCCCGCCGCCGAGACATACCTGGTCGGCCGTCACGAGGGTGCTTCGGTGTGGCTGACGTTGGCCGCAGGCCAGGCGCCCCATGAGGAGCACCCGGACGCGCCCGAGGCGGGCCTGAACTCGGTCTTCGGTGAGAGCGGCGCGCGGCTGCGGGCTCTGGGTCAGGCGCTGGCTCAACGGCACCCCGATCGCGGACCGCACCTCTACCTCCCGTGTATGGGGGTGGTCGGCGGGCGGCAGGGCGCCGGACTCGGCTCGGCGATGTTGCGGCACCGGCTGGCGCGAGCGGACGCCGACGGGCTCGCCGCGTATCTGGAAGCGGGTTCGCCCCGGAGTCGTGCCCTCTACCTGCGGCACGGATTCGAGGATCTCGGCGAACCGGTTCGTGTGGCGGACAGCCCGCTCCTGTGGCCGATGTGGCGCCAACCGCGCCGTTGACCGCCGACGCACGACAACGCCGCCGACTCGCACCACCCGTCCGGCCACCCTCGCTCAACCGGCAGAACCCAACAGACAACCCAACAGGCACAAAGGGAGAACCTCAATGACAACGAACCATGAAGCAGACGCCAGCGGTGTCAGCGAACTCGGCAAGACGCCGCTGCACGACACCGCGACCGCCACGGCCGATCACGACGGTGATCGGCGACCGCCGACCCTGGTGTTCATCCACGGCACCAACGCCCCGTCGTACATGTGGTCGGGGCTGATCAACGAACTCACCCTGCGCGGGCACCGGAGCGTGTCCGTCGACCTTCCGGGACACGGCGACGAAGCGTTCATCCCCCGTGCCTACCAGGCTCCGCAAGACCTCCAGGCGCTGGCAACCGAACCGTCGCCGCTCGCCGAGTTCACCATCGACGACTATGTCGAGCGCGTCGTGGATGTGGTGCGCCGCGCCCGCCGCCACGGGCCCGTGATCCTTGTCGGCGCCAGCCAGGGCGGCGTCACCGTGAGCAGGGTCGGCAACGCCGTCCCCGACCTGCTCGATCGGGTTGTCTACGTCGCGGCGTACTGCTGCGTGGACCTGCCGAACATGACCGCCTATCTCGCCACGCCGGAGAACGGCGACAGCCTGCTCCCCCAAGTGACCCAGGCGCTGGTTGCCGATCCAGCGATCCTGGGGGTGAGCCGGGTCAACTGGCGCTCGGCCGACCCGTCGGTGTTCGACGGCATCAAGCAGTGCCTTGCCGGCGACTTCACCGACGAGGCGGTGAGCCGGCTGCTCCACACGCTCGAGCCGGACGAGACCGCCGGCATTCCCCTGGCTGAAGCGCGGGGCGAAGCGCAGACCTGGGGCCGGATCCCCCGGACGTATGTGCGCTTCACCCTCGACCGGCTGATTCCCCTGGCGCTGCAAGACCGATTCATCAACGAGGCCGACCGCCTCACTCCGGACAACCCGACTGACGTGCGAAGCGTCGCGGCACCCCATGTCGGCCCGTTCAGCCGGCCCGTACTGGTGGAGATCTTCGCCGAGCTCGCCGGCCGCTGACCCGGCGCGCACTCCGAAACGGCCGGCCGGGTCGGGCGCGCCGTCCGGCCACCGCTCGTCGACGAGCCTGCTCATAGGCACGGGATGACGGGCCTGGATGAGCAGCGCGGCGAGCACGGTGCGGCGTGATCAAGCTGAGACGACCTCGCCCGCCTGGACGATGTGGCGGATGCGCTCGGGCTCGGCGAGCACGCCGATGTCCCGCAGCGGGTCGCCGTCGAGCACGAGCAGATCGGCGTGCGCGCCCACGGACAGGGTGCCGATCTCGCCTGCCATGCCGACCAGTTCGGCGGCGTTGACCGTGGCCGCGCGCAGGACGTCGAGCGGCTGCTGGACCTCGCCGCGCAGGCGAAACTCGTGGTTCTGGTGCCGGTGCATGCCGCCCAGCAGGTCGGTGCCGTAGACGAGCCGCACGCCCCCGCGGGCCGCGCGTTCCAGCGCCAGGAGGCCCGCGCCGAGCACGTCGTCGACCTTGCGCCAGCTCGACTCGGGCAGTCCGAACGCCATGCCCTCCTCCTTGAGCGCCCAGTAGGTCACCAGGGTCGGCACGAGGTAGGCGTCCTGCTCCAGGAACAGCTCGACGCTGCTGTCGTCGATCAGGTTGCCGTGCTCGATGGAGCGTACGCCCGCCTCGAGGGCGCGGTTGACGGCGCGCGCGGTATAGGCGTGCGCGGCCACGTAGCGGTTGGCGGCCGCGGCCTCCTCGACGATCGCGCGGAGCTCGTCCATGGAGTACTGGGTGGAGTCGATGCGGTCGGTCGGGGAGGCCACGCCGCCGGAGGCCATGACCTTGATGTGGTGGGCGCCCTTGCGCAACTCGTCACGCGCGGCGGCTCGCACGGCGTCCACGCCGTCGGCGACGCGGCCGACACCGGCGCAGCACGGGTGATCGTCCTGCTGGTTCACGCCCCGGCCACGGAAGTCGGCGTGGCCGCCGGTCTGGCTCAGTCCCTTGCCGCAGAACAGCAGCCGCGGACCCCGGACCAGGCCCTCGGCCTGGGCGTCGGCGAGGCCGAAGTCCGCGCCGGAGGCGTCGCGTACGGTGGTGAAGCCGCGGTCGAGCATCTGGCTCATGATCCGGGCGCTGTGCGCGGCGACGTACGACGGCGACATGGACCCGAGGGAGCCGAGGTCGGCGGACGCGGCGGTGACGTGCACGTGCGCGTCGATGAGGCCGGGCACGACGCTGGCGCCCGCGACATCGACCACCCGGGTGCCCTCGGGCGCGGCCAGCCCGGGGCCCGCCTCCACGATGCGGCCGTCCTCGCAGCGCAGATCGCCCTCGGCGTACTCGCCGGTGGTCACGTCGAG
This DNA window, taken from Streptosporangium album, encodes the following:
- a CDS encoding metal-dependent hydrolase family protein; the encoded protein is MSLLLRNALLLDVTTGEYAEGDLRCEDGRIVEAGPGLAAPEGTRVVDVAGASVVPGLIDAHVHVTAASADLGSLGSMSPSYVAAHSARIMSQMLDRGFTTVRDASGADFGLADAQAEGLVRGPRLLFCGKGLSQTGGHADFRGRGVNQQDDHPCCAGVGRVADGVDAVRAAARDELRKGAHHIKVMASGGVASPTDRIDSTQYSMDELRAIVEEAAAANRYVAAHAYTARAVNRALEAGVRSIEHGNLIDDSSVELFLEQDAYLVPTLVTYWALKEEGMAFGLPESSWRKVDDVLGAGLLALERAARGGVRLVYGTDLLGGMHRHQNHEFRLRGEVQQPLDVLRAATVNAAELVGMAGEIGTLSVGAHADLLVLDGDPLRDIGVLAEPERIRHIVQAGEVVSA